One genomic segment of Streptomyces sp. NBC_00239 includes these proteins:
- a CDS encoding AMP-dependent synthetase/ligase, translating to MREFSLPALYEVPSDGNLTDLIRRNAAQHPDTAVMSRKVDGVWQDVTATEFLAEVRATAKGLIAAGVQPGDRVALISRTRYEWVLTDFAIWAAGAVTVPVYETSSPEQIQWILGDSGAVAAVVEGPGHHEAVAGLRDRLPDLAHVWEIDRGGIEELRASGAGVSDELVDERSSLANADDPATIVYTSGTTGRPKGCVLTHRNFFAECGNVVERLKPLFRTGECSVLLFLPAAHVFGRLVEVASVLAPIRLGCVPDIKNLTDELASFRPTLILGVPRVFEKVYNSARAKAQADGKGKIFDAAADTAIAYSRALDTPSGPGLGLKLKHKLFGKLVYSKLHTVLGGRGEYAISGGAPLGERLGHFFRGIGFTVLEGYGLTESCAATAFNPWDRQKIGTVGQPLPGSVVRIADDGEVLLHGEHVFSGYWQNETATAEALTDGWFHTGDVGTLDEDGYLAITGRKKEIIVTAGGKNVAPAVIEDRIRAHALVAECMVVGDARPFVGALVTLDEEFLGRWAKENGKPADATAVSLREDADLLAAVQKAVDDGNAAVSKAESVRKFRILGSQFTEESGHITPSLKLKRNVVAKDFADEIEALYRG from the coding sequence TTGCGCGAGTTCAGCCTTCCGGCTCTGTACGAGGTCCCGTCGGACGGGAACCTCACGGATCTCATCCGCCGCAATGCCGCTCAGCATCCCGACACCGCCGTCATGAGCCGCAAGGTCGACGGCGTGTGGCAGGACGTCACGGCCACCGAGTTCCTGGCGGAGGTCCGGGCCACCGCCAAGGGCCTGATCGCCGCCGGCGTGCAGCCCGGCGACCGGGTCGCGCTGATCTCCCGTACCCGCTACGAGTGGGTGCTGACGGACTTCGCGATCTGGGCCGCCGGCGCGGTGACCGTGCCGGTGTACGAGACCAGCTCCCCCGAGCAGATCCAGTGGATCCTCGGCGACTCCGGCGCGGTCGCGGCCGTGGTCGAGGGCCCCGGGCACCACGAGGCCGTCGCCGGCCTGCGGGACCGGCTGCCGGACCTGGCGCACGTGTGGGAGATCGACCGCGGCGGGATCGAGGAGCTGCGCGCCTCCGGCGCCGGCGTCTCCGACGAGCTGGTCGACGAGCGCAGCTCGCTGGCGAACGCCGACGACCCGGCCACCATCGTCTACACCTCCGGCACCACCGGCCGCCCCAAGGGCTGCGTGCTCACGCACCGCAACTTCTTCGCGGAGTGCGGCAACGTGGTGGAGCGCCTGAAGCCGCTGTTCCGCACCGGCGAGTGCTCGGTGCTGCTCTTCCTCCCGGCGGCCCACGTGTTCGGGCGGCTGGTCGAGGTGGCGTCGGTGCTCGCGCCGATCCGGCTGGGCTGCGTACCGGACATCAAGAACCTCACCGACGAGCTGGCGAGCTTCCGCCCGACGCTGATCCTCGGCGTGCCGCGGGTGTTCGAGAAGGTCTACAACTCGGCGCGCGCCAAGGCGCAGGCCGACGGCAAGGGCAAGATCTTCGACGCGGCTGCCGACACGGCCATCGCGTACAGCCGGGCGCTGGACACCCCGTCCGGCCCGGGGCTGGGCCTCAAGCTCAAGCACAAGCTCTTCGGCAAGCTGGTCTACAGCAAGCTGCACACGGTGCTGGGCGGGCGCGGCGAGTACGCGATCTCCGGCGGCGCACCGCTCGGCGAGCGCCTGGGCCACTTCTTCCGCGGCATCGGCTTCACCGTGCTGGAGGGCTACGGGCTGACCGAGTCCTGCGCGGCGACGGCCTTCAACCCGTGGGACCGGCAGAAGATCGGTACGGTCGGCCAGCCGCTGCCGGGGTCCGTGGTGCGGATCGCGGACGACGGCGAGGTGCTGCTGCACGGCGAGCACGTCTTCTCGGGGTACTGGCAGAACGAGACGGCGACCGCCGAGGCGCTGACCGACGGCTGGTTCCACACCGGTGACGTCGGCACCCTCGACGAGGACGGCTACCTCGCGATCACCGGCCGCAAGAAGGAGATCATCGTCACCGCGGGCGGCAAGAACGTCGCTCCCGCGGTGATCGAGGACCGGATCCGGGCACACGCGCTGGTCGCGGAGTGCATGGTGGTGGGCGACGCCCGGCCGTTCGTCGGCGCGCTGGTCACCCTGGACGAGGAGTTCCTGGGCCGCTGGGCCAAGGAGAACGGCAAGCCGGCCGATGCCACGGCCGTCTCGCTGCGTGAGGACGCGGACCTGCTCGCCGCCGTGCAGAAGGCCGTCGACGACGGCAACGCGGCGGTCTCCAAGGCCGAGTCGGTGCGGAAGTTCAGGATTCTCGGCTCCCAGTTCACGGAGGAGTCGGGCCACATCACGCCGTCGCTGAAGCTGAAGCGGAACGTGGTGGCGAAGGACTTCGCGGACGAGATCGAGGCCCTCTACCGCGGCTGA
- a CDS encoding metallophosphoesterase family protein: protein MGGTRQRTRVHVVSDVHGNTEALARAGDGADALICLGDLILFLDYADHSRGIFPDLFGVENADLIVQLRTERRFEEARVLGARLWAGLDREALIEEAVRRQYAQMFAAFSTPTYATYGNVDIPDLWPEYARPGTTVLDGERVEIGGLVFGFVGGGLPSPMRTPYEVDPDDYAAKVEALGEVDVLCSHIPPEVPELCYDTVARRFERGSAALLDAIHRVRPRYALFGHVHQPMARRMRIGATECVNVGHFASTGQPWALEW from the coding sequence ATGGGTGGTACCAGGCAGCGCACACGAGTCCACGTCGTCAGTGACGTCCACGGCAACACCGAGGCCCTCGCCCGGGCGGGAGACGGCGCCGACGCCCTGATCTGCCTGGGCGACCTCATCCTCTTCCTCGACTACGCGGACCACTCGCGCGGCATCTTCCCCGACCTCTTCGGGGTCGAGAACGCCGACCTGATCGTGCAGCTGCGCACCGAGCGCCGCTTCGAGGAGGCCCGCGTGCTCGGCGCCCGGCTGTGGGCCGGGCTCGACCGCGAGGCCCTCATCGAGGAGGCGGTGCGCCGCCAGTACGCACAGATGTTCGCGGCCTTCTCCACCCCCACCTACGCCACGTACGGCAACGTGGACATCCCCGACCTGTGGCCCGAGTACGCCCGCCCCGGCACCACCGTGCTCGACGGCGAGCGCGTCGAGATCGGCGGCCTCGTCTTCGGCTTCGTCGGCGGCGGCCTGCCCTCCCCGATGCGCACCCCCTACGAGGTGGACCCCGACGACTACGCGGCCAAGGTCGAGGCGCTCGGCGAGGTCGACGTCCTGTGCTCCCACATTCCGCCCGAGGTCCCCGAGCTCTGCTACGACACCGTCGCCCGCCGCTTCGAGCGCGGCAGCGCGGCGCTGCTGGACGCGATCCACCGGGTCCGCCCCCGCTACGCGCTCTTCGGACACGTCCACCAGCCGATGGCCCGCCGGATGCGGATCGGGGCGACCGAGTGCGTGAACGTCGGACACTTCGCCTCGACCGGGCAGCCGTGGGCCCTGGAGTGGTGA
- a CDS encoding SRPBCC family protein → MAEHTSSSITIEAAPADVMAVIADFARYPEWTGEVKEAEVLATDATGRAEQVRLLLDAGAIKDDHTLAYTWTGADEVSWTLVKSQMLRVLDGSYRLAALGGDRTEVTYQLTVDVKIPMLGMIKRKAEKVIIDRALAGLKKRVESV, encoded by the coding sequence ATGGCGGAACACACCAGCTCTAGCATCACCATCGAGGCGGCCCCGGCCGACGTCATGGCCGTGATCGCCGACTTCGCCCGCTACCCGGAGTGGACGGGAGAGGTGAAGGAGGCCGAGGTGCTGGCCACCGACGCGACGGGGCGCGCGGAGCAGGTGCGGCTGCTGCTCGACGCGGGTGCGATCAAGGACGACCACACGCTCGCCTACACGTGGACCGGGGCGGACGAAGTCAGCTGGACGCTGGTCAAGTCGCAGATGCTGCGGGTGCTGGACGGGTCGTACCGGCTCGCTGCGCTCGGCGGTGACCGTACGGAGGTCACCTACCAGCTGACCGTCGACGTCAAGATCCCCATGCTGGGCATGATCAAGCGCAAGGCCGAAAAGGTCATCATCGACCGGGCCCTGGCCGGCCTCAAGAAGCGCGTCGAATCCGTCTGA
- a CDS encoding ArsA family ATPase: MRTLLVTGPGGSGRTTVAAATALAAAARGERVLLVGGALPELPEHPLLDVSHLDPDARFRAEIVALQERGSAVFDLLGARPLQAEELTAVPGAEQFALLRALRRAAASGAYDLLVADLPAVREAIDLLALPAQLRRYLRRLLPAERQAARSLRPVLAQLAGVPMPAQWLYETAARWHEELAEVQAVIEADTTAVRLVAEPGPAGADAVRAAVTALALHQLPLDLLVANRVLPRGSAGSADPWLAGLAAQQDACLAGWAAADLPVAELAHLGRDPREAPDLALLDPGPGTAAARTPWDVEDLRAADGVLVWRVPLPGVTKDGLDLVRRGDELLLTAGPFRRIVSLPAALRRCTVSGAALRDGELSIRFTPDPALWPAR; this comes from the coding sequence ATGCGCACCCTCCTCGTCACCGGCCCCGGCGGCTCCGGCCGAACCACCGTGGCCGCCGCCACCGCCCTGGCCGCCGCCGCACGGGGCGAGCGCGTGCTGCTCGTCGGCGGGGCGCTGCCCGAGCTGCCCGAGCACCCGCTCCTGGACGTCTCCCACCTCGACCCCGACGCCCGCTTCCGCGCGGAGATCGTCGCCCTGCAAGAGCGCGGCTCCGCCGTGTTCGACCTGCTGGGCGCCCGCCCGCTGCAGGCCGAGGAGCTGACCGCGGTGCCCGGCGCCGAACAGTTCGCCCTGCTCCGCGCCCTGCGCCGGGCCGCCGCGAGCGGCGCGTACGACCTGCTCGTCGCCGACCTCCCCGCCGTCCGCGAGGCGATCGATCTGCTCGCCCTCCCCGCCCAGCTGCGCCGCTACCTGCGCCGCCTGCTCCCCGCCGAACGGCAGGCCGCCCGCTCCCTGCGCCCGGTCCTCGCCCAGCTCGCCGGGGTGCCGATGCCCGCGCAGTGGCTGTACGAGACCGCCGCCCGCTGGCACGAGGAGTTGGCCGAGGTCCAGGCGGTGATCGAGGCGGACACCACCGCCGTCCGCCTGGTCGCCGAACCCGGACCGGCTGGCGCCGACGCGGTCCGCGCCGCCGTCACCGCCCTCGCGCTCCACCAGCTTCCCCTCGACCTGCTCGTCGCCAACCGGGTGCTGCCCCGCGGCTCCGCCGGCTCCGCCGACCCGTGGCTGGCGGGCCTGGCCGCCCAGCAGGACGCCTGCCTGGCCGGCTGGGCCGCCGCGGACCTCCCCGTCGCGGAACTCGCCCACCTGGGCCGCGACCCGCGGGAGGCCCCCGACCTGGCCCTCCTCGACCCCGGCCCCGGCACGGCCGCCGCCCGCACCCCGTGGGACGTCGAGGACCTGCGCGCCGCCGACGGGGTCCTGGTCTGGCGGGTCCCGCTGCCCGGCGTCACGAAGGACGGGCTGGACCTGGTCCGGCGCGGCGACGAACTCCTCCTCACGGCGGGACCGTTCCGAAGGATCGTTTCCCTGCCGGCCGCGCTGCGCCGCTGCACCGTCTCCGGCGCCGCCCTGCGCGACGGCGAGCTGAGCATCCGCTTCACCCCCGACCCCGCGCTGTGGCCCGCCCGCTGA
- a CDS encoding DUF5304 domain-containing protein has translation MSEATDRPADDDAWARACAEDLAAEQARIRAEQGGGAGSTGSAAEELFKLVEAVADKVSALNNPLFGAAAQGAVRQFVNQAKSAVEPVIERNPQVFDHLAAAGTELLAAYRTAVEGHERRWTRGPDGPRPQDGGPDTGNDDGPDDGGTGPSQRIDLD, from the coding sequence ATGAGCGAGGCCACCGACCGTCCCGCCGACGACGACGCCTGGGCCCGGGCCTGCGCCGAGGACCTCGCCGCCGAGCAGGCGCGGATCCGCGCGGAGCAGGGCGGCGGCGCCGGGAGCACCGGCAGCGCCGCCGAGGAGCTGTTCAAACTGGTCGAGGCGGTCGCCGACAAGGTGTCCGCGCTCAACAACCCGCTGTTCGGGGCGGCCGCCCAGGGCGCCGTACGCCAGTTCGTCAACCAGGCGAAGTCCGCGGTGGAGCCCGTCATCGAGCGAAACCCCCAGGTCTTCGACCACCTCGCCGCCGCCGGCACCGAACTCCTCGCCGCCTACCGGACCGCGGTCGAGGGCCACGAGCGCCGCTGGACCCGCGGCCCCGACGGCCCGCGCCCGCAGGACGGCGGCCCGGACACCGGGAACGACGACGGGCCCGACGACGGCGGTACCGGCCCGTCGCAGCGCATCGACCTCGACTGA